In Methylomagnum ishizawai, one DNA window encodes the following:
- a CDS encoding phage tail tape measure protein, whose protein sequence is MANDSLELSLKIQAAVEGLGEVAKLAGEIEQLGGDATEVRDKAGALAEQMAALGKQQTLIDQFNQLSGAANTAEKALEESTRRAGELSQKFKDSAITVSGLQGALDKARQALVDATSPEEVKRLNAEIKSLSKELKNAEKGSSVLGSQLKNTEEATDKWSEKLQMTREELEKLDGEMRAVGVDTSNLDKAQADLAAAFKQADSAAERLVSSCADLKQEAERLTQVDLASGVLDVKPHRQIEAEIQKVRDAFDTLRNSGTLSNSELAQAALKTQQRIDELKSSTNGWAEALGKAHGEFLKVGGAGTALYAVSKQAIEFESALADIAKTTGMGAEQVAALGDRLKAMATQLPINADGLAKIAAAGGQLGVANKDIEQFVTLAAKIASAFDIPVEQASEAVAALTNNFGLSIQQVASLGDTINVLGNKTAATEKDIVAALANIGGTAKQFGLTAEQAAGLADAMLALKMPTEVASTAINAMLSKLQTARVGSKDFQEALGDLGLSADALASQIQANPQQALSGFLHTLEKLDAQSRAEILTRMFGEEHQDEIGRLVGALKLFDDAMGIAADKTGAAGAMQKEFETRLATTENQLKLMNNAIEGAAINLGSVFLPAIRAVAEGIKTAAQAIADFEDAFPHISGLAASLATAAASVGALRLALLALGVVGAKAFDWAKAIGPNLTKDIGEAATQVSKVQVAFAGLSAFIVGWDIGTALREKFEIFRVAGVAAVEAVAKSYEYLRYSYEAYQALVSKDTLVAVEERHQQRLVEMDAIFKQMYADAKDGADKAAQGAQNAADKTQSLGQAGQKAGNDIAAGQQQAQKATGEFAKSMEEAAKATEGGAKKFGELVVQYDLLKPDNADKLVLAMGRLGEGSEGAAKIVRDELLAQMEKLGGPELQAEIAALKAKLGDTGIASAQLAEAIKTGAQAQFKALGLDGQQALTGVSAKVRDGVAALDNLKSTLDAAGVIGTRAGGVIKSAFTNVVQSAQTTAELGAISDKIVELGQRGELTSDQMTKAFALVAEAQKKIGVGADEVRAAQDKASRSANELAAAVSGLTAKRELLDKEHEQGLLSADGLAAAEKGLTVSQELMARAAKDAAEALRLQRAVADETGPSLSELAARITEAEKRHAANALAADRNAQAQKDQADASKAVANAADQEGQALQRVWLPLDNNIEKMKALSQATADVYAAMLEATTGHVDGGWLAYAATVDETNKAIQRLEQSKTYVDDLTAGVNEAVRSGHNLAWAAMQTTVGFGELNAQHLEGLQAGIDAAKAKLESLRDAAKSTVNSVLDELDQFNGNLVAVENRSYETRKASIEELLRQAQQAGDAQAANDYRDALGALEKLHQAKLAKLDGKRAGGGDVKAYKTYLVGEEGIELFVADDKSSIKYVGQNGPQLFSPSADGYIIPHGDLAGHITDTNGVDPRIMSDLSYGGMAYLTRDMGIARQGGSPEEVADPGQFLKDLIAGKLDPQYDVMIAQADQIVRLRGSLSEAWRKAHPAEAAQWDARMDQSNQAHENQATNSYGYYSQNPDWQKSHGVTPTASYSHGSNSTPGGSGSGSGSGSGSGADYSGLSSAASTTKSRVQTELAQFTAGGGYTPAATSAPSSGGASGGTLTLVLMLPNGTTSTAQGTPSSLSNLTTLMQQLSSYGYGA, encoded by the coding sequence ATGGCGAATGATAGCCTAGAACTCTCGCTCAAAATCCAAGCCGCCGTCGAAGGACTGGGGGAAGTCGCCAAGCTGGCGGGCGAGATCGAGCAGTTGGGCGGCGATGCCACCGAGGTCCGCGACAAAGCCGGGGCGCTGGCCGAGCAGATGGCCGCGCTCGGCAAGCAGCAAACGCTGATCGACCAGTTCAACCAGCTATCCGGCGCGGCCAACACCGCCGAGAAGGCGCTGGAAGAATCCACCCGCCGTGCCGGCGAGCTTTCCCAGAAGTTCAAGGATTCCGCGATCACTGTCTCCGGCCTTCAGGGGGCGCTGGACAAGGCCCGCCAAGCCTTGGTCGATGCCACTTCCCCGGAGGAGGTGAAGCGTCTCAACGCCGAGATCAAATCGCTTTCCAAGGAACTGAAGAACGCGGAAAAGGGTTCCAGCGTCCTGGGATCGCAATTAAAGAACACGGAAGAAGCCACCGATAAGTGGAGCGAAAAGCTCCAGATGACCCGGGAGGAATTGGAGAAGCTCGACGGCGAAATGCGGGCGGTCGGGGTGGACACCTCGAATTTGGACAAGGCCCAGGCCGACCTCGCCGCCGCTTTCAAGCAAGCCGATTCCGCGGCGGAAAGATTGGTTTCCAGTTGTGCCGACCTCAAGCAAGAAGCGGAGCGCCTGACCCAAGTCGATTTGGCCAGTGGCGTCCTGGACGTGAAGCCGCACCGGCAGATCGAAGCCGAGATACAGAAGGTCCGGGATGCCTTCGACACCCTCAGGAACTCGGGCACCCTCAGCAATTCCGAACTGGCCCAGGCCGCGCTCAAGACCCAGCAGCGCATCGACGAGTTGAAGTCCTCGACCAATGGCTGGGCCGAAGCGCTGGGCAAGGCCCATGGCGAATTCCTCAAGGTCGGTGGCGCGGGAACGGCCCTCTACGCCGTGTCCAAGCAGGCCATCGAGTTCGAGTCCGCCCTGGCCGACATCGCCAAGACCACCGGCATGGGCGCCGAACAGGTGGCCGCACTCGGCGACCGCCTCAAGGCCATGGCCACCCAACTGCCCATCAACGCGGACGGCCTCGCCAAGATCGCGGCGGCGGGCGGGCAACTCGGCGTCGCGAACAAGGATATCGAGCAATTCGTGACGCTGGCGGCCAAGATCGCCAGCGCCTTCGATATCCCGGTCGAGCAGGCATCGGAGGCCGTGGCGGCGCTGACCAACAACTTCGGCCTGAGCATCCAACAGGTTGCCTCGCTGGGCGACACCATCAACGTCCTCGGCAACAAGACCGCCGCGACCGAAAAGGACATCGTGGCCGCCCTGGCCAATATCGGCGGCACCGCCAAGCAGTTCGGACTGACGGCGGAACAGGCGGCGGGGTTGGCCGATGCCATGCTGGCGCTCAAGATGCCGACCGAGGTGGCCAGCACGGCCATCAACGCCATGCTTTCCAAGCTCCAGACCGCACGGGTGGGCAGCAAGGACTTCCAGGAAGCTTTGGGCGACCTGGGGCTATCGGCGGACGCGCTCGCATCCCAAATCCAAGCGAACCCCCAACAGGCGCTGTCCGGTTTCCTCCACACCCTGGAAAAGCTGGACGCGCAATCGCGGGCGGAGATTCTCACCCGGATGTTCGGCGAGGAACACCAGGACGAAATCGGCCGCTTGGTCGGGGCGCTCAAGCTCTTCGACGACGCCATGGGCATCGCCGCCGACAAGACCGGCGCGGCGGGGGCGATGCAGAAGGAGTTCGAGACGCGGCTGGCGACCACCGAGAACCAGTTGAAGTTGATGAACAACGCCATCGAGGGCGCGGCCATCAACCTGGGCAGCGTGTTCCTGCCCGCCATCCGCGCCGTGGCCGAGGGCATCAAGACGGCGGCACAGGCCATCGCGGATTTCGAGGACGCCTTCCCCCATATTTCCGGCCTCGCGGCCAGCTTGGCCACCGCCGCCGCCTCGGTGGGGGCATTGCGCCTTGCGCTGTTGGCCCTGGGCGTGGTCGGGGCCAAAGCCTTCGACTGGGCCAAGGCCATCGGCCCCAACCTGACCAAGGACATCGGCGAGGCCGCCACCCAGGTGTCCAAGGTGCAGGTGGCTTTCGCCGGGCTGAGCGCCTTCATCGTCGGCTGGGACATCGGCACCGCCCTTCGTGAGAAATTCGAGATATTCCGGGTGGCCGGGGTGGCGGCGGTGGAGGCCGTCGCCAAGTCCTACGAATACCTGCGCTATTCCTATGAAGCCTACCAAGCGCTGGTGAGCAAGGACACCTTGGTGGCGGTCGAGGAGCGCCATCAGCAGCGTCTCGTGGAGATGGATGCCATCTTCAAGCAGATGTACGCCGATGCCAAGGACGGGGCGGACAAGGCCGCGCAAGGTGCCCAGAACGCCGCCGATAAAACCCAATCCCTCGGCCAGGCCGGGCAAAAGGCCGGGAACGATATCGCGGCGGGCCAGCAGCAGGCGCAGAAGGCCACCGGCGAATTCGCCAAGTCGATGGAAGAAGCCGCTAAGGCCACCGAGGGCGGCGCGAAGAAGTTCGGCGAACTGGTCGTCCAGTACGACCTCCTGAAGCCCGACAACGCCGACAAGCTGGTCCTCGCCATGGGACGGTTGGGCGAAGGCTCCGAGGGCGCGGCCAAGATCGTCCGCGACGAACTGCTCGCCCAGATGGAGAAGCTGGGCGGGCCGGAACTGCAAGCCGAAATCGCGGCGCTCAAGGCCAAGCTGGGCGATACCGGCATCGCCAGCGCCCAACTGGCCGAAGCGATCAAAACCGGCGCCCAGGCCCAGTTCAAGGCGCTGGGCCTGGATGGCCAGCAGGCGCTCACCGGCGTCAGCGCCAAGGTGCGCGATGGTGTCGCGGCCTTGGACAACCTCAAATCCACCTTGGACGCGGCGGGCGTGATCGGCACCCGCGCCGGCGGCGTCATCAAATCGGCGTTCACCAACGTGGTCCAATCGGCCCAGACCACCGCCGAACTCGGGGCGATCAGCGACAAGATCGTCGAACTCGGCCAGAGGGGCGAACTGACCTCCGACCAGATGACGAAGGCGTTCGCCCTGGTCGCCGAAGCCCAGAAAAAGATCGGTGTCGGCGCGGACGAGGTGAGGGCGGCCCAGGACAAGGCCAGCCGTAGCGCCAACGAACTGGCGGCGGCGGTGAGCGGACTCACGGCCAAGCGCGAACTCCTCGACAAGGAACACGAACAGGGTTTGTTGAGCGCGGACGGATTGGCGGCTGCGGAAAAGGGGTTGACCGTATCCCAGGAACTGATGGCCCGCGCCGCCAAGGACGCCGCCGAAGCGCTGCGCCTGCAAAGGGCGGTGGCGGATGAGACCGGGCCGAGCCTCTCCGAACTGGCGGCCAGGATCACCGAAGCCGAAAAGCGCCACGCCGCCAACGCCCTCGCCGCCGACCGCAACGCCCAGGCCCAGAAAGACCAAGCCGACGCCTCCAAGGCGGTCGCGAACGCGGCGGACCAAGAAGGCCAAGCCCTGCAACGGGTCTGGCTGCCGCTCGACAACAACATCGAAAAGATGAAGGCGTTGAGCCAGGCCACCGCCGATGTCTACGCGGCCATGCTGGAAGCCACCACCGGCCATGTCGATGGCGGATGGCTGGCCTACGCGGCGACGGTGGACGAGACCAACAAGGCCATCCAACGCCTGGAGCAAAGCAAGACCTACGTGGACGACCTGACGGCCGGCGTCAACGAGGCCGTCCGGTCCGGCCATAACCTCGCCTGGGCCGCGATGCAGACCACGGTGGGCTTCGGCGAACTCAACGCCCAGCACCTGGAAGGGCTGCAAGCGGGCATCGACGCCGCCAAGGCCAAACTGGAAAGCTTGAGGGACGCCGCAAAAAGCACGGTCAATTCGGTTTTGGACGAGTTGGACCAATTCAACGGCAACTTGGTCGCGGTCGAGAACCGCAGCTACGAGACCCGCAAGGCGTCCATCGAGGAACTGCTGCGGCAGGCCCAGCAGGCGGGCGACGCCCAGGCGGCGAACGACTACCGGGACGCCCTTGGCGCCCTGGAAAAACTGCACCAGGCCAAGCTGGCGAAGCTGGACGGCAAGCGGGCCGGGGGCGGCGACGTGAAGGCCTACAAGACCTATCTGGTCGGGGAAGAGGGCATCGAGCTATTCGTCGCCGACGACAAATCCAGCATCAAATACGTGGGGCAGAACGGCCCGCAATTGTTCTCCCCCAGCGCGGACGGCTACATCATCCCGCACGGCGACCTCGCCGGGCACATCACCGATACCAATGGCGTCGATCCACGCATTATGTCCGACCTGTCCTATGGCGGGATGGCCTATCTGACGCGGGATATGGGTATCGCCCGCCAAGGCGGCAGCCCCGAGGAAGTCGCCGACCCCGGCCAGTTCCTCAAGGATTTAATCGCCGGGAAGCTGGACCCCCAATACGACGTGATGATCGCCCAGGCCGACCAGATCGTCCGGCTGCGGGGTTCGCTGTCCGAGGCCTGGCGCAAGGCCCATCCCGCCGAGGCCGCGCAATGGGACGCGAGGATGGACCAGTCCAATCAGGCGCATGAGAACCAGGCGACGAACAGCTACGGGTATTACTCGCAAAACCCGGACTGGCAGAAAAGCCACGGCGTCACCCCCACCGCCAGTTATTCCCATGGCTCGAATTCCACCCCCGGCGGTTCCGGCTCCGGCTCCGGCTCCGGTTCGGGTTCGGGGGCGGACTATTCCGGCCTGTCCAGCGCGGCCTCCACCACCAAGTCCCGCGTCCAGACCGAACTGGCGCAATTCACCGCCGGCGGCGGCTATACGCCTGCGGCCACGTCCGCGCCGTCCAGTGGCGGCGCGTCCGGCGGCACCCTCACCCTGGTCCTCATGCTGCCGAACGGCACGACCTCCACCGCCCAGGGCACCCCGTCCAGCTTGTCGAACCTCACCACCCTGATGCAACAACTCTCATCCTACGGGTACGGCGCATGA
- a CDS encoding glycoside hydrolase family 19 protein: MLTAQQLADACHCRLSVAQRWLGPTVQAMERYGIDTPQRQAAFLAQIAHESGRFQYVREIWGPTPAQRRYEGRADLGNTVPGDGRRFLGRGLIQITGRNNYRAAGLALEIDLIRAPERLEEPEFAALSAAWFWRSKGLNELADLGDFDKITRRINGGTNGIEDRRALWASARAALEQRCQQGQGPEGD, translated from the coding sequence ATGCTCACCGCCCAGCAACTCGCGGACGCCTGCCACTGCCGTTTATCCGTCGCCCAACGCTGGCTTGGGCCTACCGTCCAGGCCATGGAGCGCTACGGCATCGACACGCCCCAGCGCCAAGCCGCCTTCCTGGCCCAGATCGCCCACGAATCGGGCCGGTTCCAGTATGTCCGGGAAATCTGGGGGCCGACCCCGGCGCAACGGCGCTACGAGGGCCGGGCAGACCTGGGGAACACGGTGCCCGGCGACGGGCGGCGCTTCCTGGGGCGCGGCCTGATCCAGATCACGGGCCGGAACAATTACCGCGCCGCCGGGCTGGCCCTGGAAATCGACCTGATCCGCGCCCCCGAGCGCCTGGAGGAACCGGAATTCGCGGCCTTGTCGGCGGCGTGGTTCTGGCGTTCCAAGGGGCTGAACGAACTCGCCGACCTGGGCGACTTCGACAAGATCACTCGCCGCATCAATGGCGGCACCAATGGCATCGAGGACCGGCGGGCGCTATGGGCTTCGGCCCGGGCGGCGCTTGAACAGCGATGCCAACAGGGACAAGGCCCCGAAGGGGATTAG
- the gpM gene encoding phage terminase small subunit produces the protein MSTLDKIKAKRQAARESAAQSSPPPDTAARPPLNPLDLLRAKRGAVDPAGADLTQDEPTIPEAAPPRPAAPPPGTLQQYQDAIDAAQAAWQVHPALSEGRTEAKRKLLLQIMPFVEAYIADGAAYPNSVAVEAMILLLDTGDIERGLSLGLILAAQDCHIMPKRFQGKNLRHQVVRLTLDWAIAQLKAAQPAAPYLDQLLQAMDTEPGRWELNPILRGEAYALAAKHAAQAQDWPAGVDWCLKAQAANPKGAGVKTLLNQCLAAANNEGAPAQETAQP, from the coding sequence ATGAGTACCCTGGACAAGATCAAGGCAAAACGGCAAGCGGCGCGTGAAAGCGCCGCCCAGTCCAGCCCGCCACCCGATACCGCGGCTCGCCCACCCCTCAATCCGCTGGATTTGCTCAGGGCGAAGCGCGGCGCAGTGGACCCGGCTGGGGCCGATCTTACCCAGGATGAGCCGACTATTCCCGAGGCCGCGCCCCCGCGCCCCGCCGCGCCCCCGCCCGGCACCTTGCAGCAATACCAGGACGCCATCGACGCGGCCCAGGCCGCATGGCAGGTCCACCCCGCCCTGAGCGAGGGCCGCACCGAAGCCAAGCGCAAGCTGCTGCTCCAGATCATGCCGTTCGTCGAGGCCTACATCGCCGATGGCGCGGCCTATCCGAACTCGGTGGCGGTCGAGGCCATGATCCTGCTGCTCGACACCGGCGATATCGAGCGGGGCTTGAGCCTCGGTTTGATCCTGGCGGCGCAGGACTGCCACATCATGCCCAAACGGTTCCAGGGGAAGAACCTGCGCCATCAGGTGGTGCGCCTGACCCTGGATTGGGCCATCGCCCAATTGAAGGCCGCCCAGCCCGCCGCGCCCTACCTGGACCAATTGCTCCAGGCCATGGATACCGAACCGGGCCGCTGGGAATTGAACCCGATCCTCCGTGGCGAGGCCTATGCCCTGGCCGCGAAACACGCCGCCCAGGCGCAGGACTGGCCCGCCGGGGTGGATTGGTGCCTCAAGGCTCAGGCGGCCAATCCCAAGGGCGCGGGCGTCAAGACCCTGCTGAACCAGTGCTTGGCCGCCGCGAACAACGAAGGCGCACCGGCCCAAGAGACCGCCCAGCCATAG
- a CDS encoding head completion/stabilization protein — protein MSNPTPILDTVLENNGFWPDVAVRTLVESYRVPSDGRDGLPVDTLIQAMIETNKAAAPARDAAVAQGCASLADYADAHPEGMIAGHHQARHAYLSAVYNLAKARTIKPLQVLARRPIPETETNASEDTERHFLDRHQTALANLLDLMVPGSAHQADFGVHVAALGAGPFRRAGPIL, from the coding sequence ATGAGCAACCCGACCCCGATCCTGGATACCGTGCTGGAGAACAACGGCTTTTGGCCGGATGTCGCCGTACGGACCCTGGTCGAGAGCTATCGCGTCCCCAGCGATGGGCGCGACGGGCTGCCGGTGGACACGCTCATCCAAGCCATGATCGAGACCAACAAGGCCGCCGCCCCGGCGCGGGACGCCGCCGTGGCCCAGGGCTGCGCCAGCTTGGCCGATTATGCCGATGCCCATCCCGAGGGCATGATCGCGGGACATCATCAAGCGCGGCACGCCTACCTCAGCGCGGTCTACAACCTCGCCAAGGCCCGGACCATCAAGCCCTTGCAGGTCTTGGCCCGCCGCCCGATCCCGGAGACCGAAACCAACGCCTCGGAGGATACCGAGCGCCATTTCCTCGACCGCCACCAGACCGCGCTGGCGAACCTGCTGGACTTGATGGTGCCGGGCAGCGCCCACCAGGCGGACTTCGGCGTGCATGTCGCGGCCCTGGGCGCGGGACCGTTCCGCCGCGCCGGGCCGATTCTTTGA